Part of the Flavobacterium alkalisoli genome is shown below.
ATTCGGGCTTGAGGTACCAATACCTACCTGCGCGTTTGCAGCTGCCGCTCCCAGTAATAATACCAGGGCAGACAATAATTTTTTCATCGTCATTAGTAATTAATTTGAGTTTTTGATGTTTAAAAGTCTTGGGGAAACTTTTAAGCTTACGGTTTTTGTGGGGGCAATTTTGTAATTTATGTTTTCATATCTTTTAAATTTATTTGACACATACTACACTCTGCTATAACTGGTATAACAGAATTCAACACACTGCCTTTATAAATTTCCGATATTTAAATCGCCCGGACGGGAGTTTGTCCACAAACCCACATCACCTATTGTGCATTATTTAATTTCAGTTTCAAAAATTGACGAGACTATAATTCTATTTTTTTAGCGTCTCTCCAAAATTTTACTTCTAAAAAATTGGGGATAAAAATAGGAACGGAACTTTTTGGGGGCAGTTATCGTTCACTGTTAATAAAAACTTAATTTCGAGACAAATCTCTAATTTTTAATCGTGTATGATGTAAAAAATTATTGGATTATTGCTTTTCCCAATAATTTGAATATAGATAAAACATAGAAACACGCTCAATTATCAGGATTTAAAAGCAATACAATTCATTATATTTTAAACAAATATATTTCGACCTGTTTAATTTAAAATATTTAATTCGATTAACACATTATTATTGGTCGACCAACAGCAATAAATCAACGATAAACAGTAATATAAAAAAGTATACAAATTAAAATACAGGCAATAATTGTATCAATAAAAACCAAAAACACAGACTTTAATTGATTTAACTCAATCAAAAAAAAGAGCCTTTTCATATAAAACATGAAAAGGCTCAGGGTGTGAATATCTATCGAAAGGTTTGTTTCTATAATTAATCATCAAAACACACGGGATAATTATCCTGCTTTTTTGATATAATCTGTAGGCGTGCAGCCCATAATATTTTTAAAATGCCTGTTAAAAGAAACTTTAGAGTTAAATCCGCTTTCAAAAGCTATTTCTTCCATTGTTAGCTGCCCATCGGAAGTCTGTAAAAGAGAACAGGAATAGTCAATTCTGTACTTATTAATAAACTGGTTAAAGTTTTCACCTATATACACATTAAACAACTGTGTTAAGTGATGCTTTGAGAGCTTCATCCTTTCAGCAAGAGCTTCAAGTGATATCTCATTATCCAGATAAACCTTCTCTTCTTCAAACAAATAAAGAAGCTTTTCCTCATAATCTTCAAAAACACTTTCATTAAGAGCAGACTTAGAATACTTCTGCCTGTTCATAATGACTATCATATCAGAAGTAGGATCTTCGGGATTTTCCTTTATTTCCTTCTTATAATTTTCTTCATTATTACCTTTAAAGTAACTTACGAAGACATGAACCTTATACCTGAAACCCAGAAGAATCAGGAACAATGAAGAGCAATAAAGTATTGATGCCACAACCTCAAAGTCTACAGTTTGTCCCATCATAAACTGATTAGAGATAAACACCATCAGGGTAACAGACATGCAGGTTAAAACAAAAGCCGAAATTTTTATCAGCTTATTAGCCAAAGGGTTGTCTTCATGCTTTTCATTTTCATAAAATAAAATCCAGCCGGAATAATAGGTTAAAGAAAAAGCAATACTTAAAAACAGCACTATATTATACATATATAAATACCCCCTTAGCAAAGGAACTTCTGCCATGACCAGATAAACTATCATAGCTACAAAGGAAGGGGCATAATGCAGGTAAAGTTTTCTTTTAACAAAATCATCGTTAATTAATGACTTAACCGCAAAATACATAAATGGTCCATAGCACAAAAAGAAGGGAATAGCCATAAACTTAAAGTCTTTCCCAACCAAAAGGCTTAAAAGAGCGAAGACTGACTGCATGGAAGCAAACAGTAAAAAGGCATTACAAATCCTGTCGAATAACAAAACCGACTTGATTTGCCTTGCCATATATAGCGTAGCTAAGGCAAGCACAAAGGCGCCTATTAGTATCAATTCAATCATAAGGTGTAATCAATATATGCAACAGGTGCAGTAAGAGATTAGATCATACTTGAAATTAGATAACAGAGATTGTATAAACAACCTGTAAGCATAGCCGCCAACAGTTTGAATATAACAATACTGTAGTCCTAATTAAGATATGAAACCTGATTGAAAAGCATTAATAATATGCCTGACACTTAAAGAGGGGGTTTCTAAGAATAGTAGCATTAGTAAATTAATTTAGTTGATACATTATTTATATTGGGGACTACAAAACTATATATTTAATTCATAACATTCTATAGTTTTATTGCTTATATTATGTAGAATTATTTCTACAAGCGCATTAATCGTAAAAAAACATACCATATATTTGACTTATAAATAAAAAAAATTCATCAGCCCCCTAATGAATTATTTAAAGTCTGTTTTTTTACTACTGTTATTAAGTAACAGCATATCCTTTTTTGCACAGGAGAACTTTAGGCATGTATGGTATACTGCCGATGATAACACATTGCCTCAAAATACCATAAGTGCTATAATAAAAGACAAATACGGCTATATATGGCTGTCTACAGAGAGTGGATTAGCCAAGTTTGACGGACAGGTTTTCAAAATATACAATACCGATAATATTGACGGACTAATATCCAACAGGATACGTTTGTTTGCAGGGAAACCTGAAAAAGACAGTATCTATCTTTTGAATGAAAACAATCAACTTTTACTTATTAACAAACGGACTGTTATAAATTTAAAGACAAAAATACCTCAGCCCTTTAAGAGCATACAGGATATGCTCAGGTATAATTACAACCCTTTATTATCGTTATCTTTTACAGATGATAAAGAATATCTTGACATTGTAGCAGGAAACAACCTTTATATAATAGGAAACGACAGCATTAAACTATATAACCTTAAGAGGGAAAAAATTAATGAGACTGCATACAGATATCCAAAAAAGGCTCAGTTCTACACAATAGGAAACACATTGTATCTTGACAGTAAAAATGCAGCTTTAAAGTTTACGGGGCTTAAAACCAACAATATAAAATACGATCGTACATTTAAAGAATCATATTATCTTTTTACCAATAACCAATGCGGACAGTCTTTTATATATAGTGACAGGAAATTATACTATCTAAAAGAACACCAAAATTATATAGAAACAATATTGGTCTCAAATCATTTTGATGTTCCTCACAACAATATCGTCTCTTTTTACTACGATGAGCCTAACCATGTTTTATATCTGGGAAGTTCGAATAAAGGATTATTAGTGATAAAAGAGCAGGGATTTAAACACATTGAGCCCATACTTTCTCATTCTACAGGAACAGATGGAGTATACTATGCACTGGAAAAATTTGGCAATAATAATATCCTCAGCAGTACAGGAGAGATCTTTAATGTCAAAGGAAAAAACAAAACAAACAATATCGCCGGTTTCTCTGACAAGTACATGCTGGTAGTTGACAATGATGGAGATATATGGACCAAATACAGCCGTCATTTATATCGTTTCAGAAAAAACAGTGATTACAAAGATTATGATCACTGGAAATTAAATGGAAGTATAACTACATTAACTAAATCCTCCGATGGTACAATATGGGTAGGCACTTTCAATAAGAAAAATCAACCTGGAGGCTATATTTACTTTTTAGAACCCAATGATAAAAATTGTAATCCACAACTTTTTCTAAAAGTAAAAGAGGTTCCGGCATCAATGGCAATAACTGACAATAAAACTATATGGACAGGTACATGGAAAGGACTTTACAAATATGACATTAAAACAAAAGAAGGCTATAAAATAAAGGATTTCCCTAAATGTCAGGTCAGGTCCCTTTATATAGAACCAACAGGCGAAGTATGGGCCTGTAGTTATGGTAAAGGTTTTTATCTATACAAAGATTCTGTTACCACCTCCTTCCCTACCGATAAACATAAATACCTGCTTACATCACATTGTATTACAGAAGATGTAAACGGGTTTTTCTGGATCACTACCAACAAAGGCTTATTTCAGGTAAAAAAACAGGATTTACTAAATTATGCCAACAAAAAGAACACAGGCATCTATTATCATTATTACAATAAAAACTCAGGCTTTCCTAATAACGAATTTAATGGCGGATGCCAGCCTTGCAGCGTATACTTAAATAATGAAACTATATTCTTCCCCTCTATGGAAGGAATAGTTTATTTCAATACGGCCGACATTAATGCTATTATACCTGATAGTCCTATTTATATTGACGAAATAACTATTGACAACACTCCGGTTCCTGCTTTTGAAAAGATTTCAGTTGATCGCGATTTTACCAGAATAAGTTTCGTTATAAGCAGTCCTTATTATGGAGAACCTTATAATGAGAACATTGAATTTATGCTTAAAGGGCCCATACATCAAGGATGGACACTTCTAACAGAAAAATCAATATCATTCTCAACGCTGCCTCATGGAGACTATATTTTAAAAACAAGAAAGCTTAACGGATTTGGGTCAGGATGGATTTATAAAGACATCAAATTCACTGTAGAGCCGGCTTTCTGGCAAACTAACTGGTTTATTATTATTGCAATAATAAGCGGTATAAGTTTAGTATATCTTATTATAAAACTAAGGATACGGTACATACGTTATAAAAACACCTTGCTGGAGAACAAAGTACTTATACAAACTACCCAACTACAGGAAACCATTACCACTTTAAGAAAAACAAAAGATGACCTGAGCAAACAAATAGAAAACCACAAAAGGCTTATAAAATCAATAACTCACGACATTAAGAGCCCTCTTAAATTCCTCTCTATCACAGGACGGTATATCTATAATAATATTGATACCGAAAAAGATTCTGTAAAGGAAAACCTGCAGGCTATGTACACCTCATCTTTTCAGTTATACCATTTTGTAGACAACTTTTTAGAATATGCTAAAGAGACTGACATAAGTGATAATGAATCGGACCCATATTCATTATATCGTTTAGCAAAAGAAAAAATCTTATTCTTTAAAAACATTGCACAACTTCAAAAAACTGAGCTTTTTAATACGATTCCAAAAAGCTACAGCACAACCATAAACAG
Proteins encoded:
- a CDS encoding helix-turn-helix domain-containing protein: MIELILIGAFVLALATLYMARQIKSVLLFDRICNAFLLFASMQSVFALLSLLVGKDFKFMAIPFFLCYGPFMYFAVKSLINDDFVKRKLYLHYAPSFVAMIVYLVMAEVPLLRGYLYMYNIVLFLSIAFSLTYYSGWILFYENEKHEDNPLANKLIKISAFVLTCMSVTLMVFISNQFMMGQTVDFEVVASILYCSSLFLILLGFRYKVHVFVSYFKGNNEENYKKEIKENPEDPTSDMIVIMNRQKYSKSALNESVFEDYEEKLLYLFEEEKVYLDNEISLEALAERMKLSKHHLTQLFNVYIGENFNQFINKYRIDYSCSLLQTSDGQLTMEEIAFESGFNSKVSFNRHFKNIMGCTPTDYIKKAG
- a CDS encoding ligand-binding sensor domain-containing protein yields the protein MNYLKSVFLLLLLSNSISFFAQENFRHVWYTADDNTLPQNTISAIIKDKYGYIWLSTESGLAKFDGQVFKIYNTDNIDGLISNRIRLFAGKPEKDSIYLLNENNQLLLINKRTVINLKTKIPQPFKSIQDMLRYNYNPLLSLSFTDDKEYLDIVAGNNLYIIGNDSIKLYNLKREKINETAYRYPKKAQFYTIGNTLYLDSKNAALKFTGLKTNNIKYDRTFKESYYLFTNNQCGQSFIYSDRKLYYLKEHQNYIETILVSNHFDVPHNNIVSFYYDEPNHVLYLGSSNKGLLVIKEQGFKHIEPILSHSTGTDGVYYALEKFGNNNILSSTGEIFNVKGKNKTNNIAGFSDKYMLVVDNDGDIWTKYSRHLYRFRKNSDYKDYDHWKLNGSITTLTKSSDGTIWVGTFNKKNQPGGYIYFLEPNDKNCNPQLFLKVKEVPASMAITDNKTIWTGTWKGLYKYDIKTKEGYKIKDFPKCQVRSLYIEPTGEVWACSYGKGFYLYKDSVTTSFPTDKHKYLLTSHCITEDVNGFFWITTNKGLFQVKKQDLLNYANKKNTGIYYHYYNKNSGFPNNEFNGGCQPCSVYLNNETIFFPSMEGIVYFNTADINAIIPDSPIYIDEITIDNTPVPAFEKISVDRDFTRISFVISSPYYGEPYNENIEFMLKGPIHQGWTLLTEKSISFSTLPHGDYILKTRKLNGFGSGWIYKDIKFTVEPAFWQTNWFIIIAIISGISLVYLIIKLRIRYIRYKNTLLENKVLIQTTQLQETITTLRKTKDDLSKQIENHKRLIKSITHDIKSPLKFLSITGRYIYNNIDTEKDSVKENLQAMYTSSFQLYHFVDNFLEYAKETDISDNESDPYSLYRLAKEKILFFKNIAQLQKTELFNTIPKSYSTTINRHLLAIILHNLVDNATKNTFEGKITLSAQVSEHTLSISVEDTGKGMTKTDLEYYNNLLQGYIKPEEDSSASKGMGLPMIAELLNILKGKVKILSQKDGGTTITISFNL